A single Bosea sp. PAMC 26642 DNA region contains:
- a CDS encoding HoxN/HupN/NixA family nickel/cobalt transporter, with amino-acid sequence MPCPAAITVLLLCLQLKEITLGAALVFCFSIGLAITLVKVGAAATISMRHASSRFTWLSTLARRAPYSPAD; translated from the coding sequence ATCCCATGTCCCGCCGCGATTACGGTGCTGCTGCTCTGCCTGCAGCTCAAGGAGATCACGCTCGGCGCGGCGCTGGTGTTCTGCTTCTCGATCGGGCTCGCCATCACGCTGGTCAAAGTCGGCGCCGCCGCCACCATCAGCATGCGCCATGCGTCGAGCCGGTTCACCTGGCTTTCCACGCTCGCCCGGCGCGCGCCTTATTCTCCGGCGGACTGA
- a CDS encoding FadR/GntR family transcriptional regulator yields the protein MDVQAVEGTKGFAKVFTFLRERLLDGTLKPGDRVIAERELATQLGVSRPIVREALRALHMLGIVEIRDRIGTVVKRPDISMLKDFFALALAQQADLIDDVMEARIAIECQAVRLACERAMIADFERLQRSLVRIGATMDEADAGSVADFDFHRAIVLASRSETLCVLHDSMAALLTRSHRSRRELVQMFGSMKSYLIDDHKRVFDAIVARDPDRAESTLRRHFAIGDEYRRRAALGDGDRIEANAS from the coding sequence ATGGACGTTCAAGCTGTCGAGGGAACGAAGGGGTTCGCGAAGGTTTTCACCTTCCTGCGCGAACGCCTTTTGGATGGCACCCTAAAGCCAGGCGACCGGGTGATCGCCGAACGTGAGCTCGCGACGCAGCTCGGCGTCAGCCGTCCGATTGTGCGCGAGGCGCTGCGCGCGCTTCACATGCTAGGCATCGTCGAGATCCGGGATCGCATCGGCACTGTCGTCAAGCGACCCGACATCTCCATGCTGAAGGACTTCTTCGCACTGGCGCTGGCGCAACAGGCCGATCTCATCGACGACGTCATGGAAGCTCGCATCGCGATCGAATGCCAAGCGGTTCGCCTGGCCTGCGAGCGCGCCATGATCGCTGATTTCGAGCGACTGCAGCGGTCGCTGGTGCGGATCGGCGCGACGATGGACGAAGCCGATGCCGGCAGCGTCGCAGATTTCGACTTTCACCGCGCCATCGTTTTGGCTTCTCGATCGGAGACGCTCTGCGTCCTGCACGACTCGATGGCGGCGCTGCTCACACGCTCGCACCGCAGCCGGCGCGAGCTGGTGCAGATGTTCGGATCGATGAAGAGTTATCTCATCGACGACCACAAGCGGGTCTTCGATGCCATTGTGGCCCGCGATCCCGATCGCGCCGAGAGCACACTGCGGCGGCATTTCGCTATCGGCGACGAATACAGGCGCCGCGCGGCGCTCGGGGACGGAGACAGGATCGAGGCCAACGCCAGCTAG